CTCCGCTGCGATTTGAGGGTTATAGGTGTGCCCGTTGCTGTATTGGGTGTTAATCAAATCATCTTCGGCCAAATCTCCCGCTGCATCGACATCTTCCGCTTCTTCTTTTTCTCCAGGGTTGGGTGCCGCGAACAAATCAGCGCTTTCTTGTGTTTCGGTTTCCCCGGTTCCCGGTGGTGAAAAAAGTTTTTTGATTTGTTTTTGGTCTTTTTCTTTTGACATACAATATCCTCCTGATACAAAAACATTTCACAATTCGGCGCGACGCAGCAGTTGCGCGTTAACAGCCACAATTATGGTGCTCAACGACATCACCAACGCGCCTACTGCCGGCGATAGCACAAAGCCGAGGGGAGCCAGAACGCCCGCGGCCAACGGCAGGGCTATCACGTTATAGCCCGTGGCCCAGGCCAAATTTTGCTGCATTTTGCGGTAACTGGCCCGGCTGAGTTGCACAATTTTCACCACATCCAACGGATTGCTACGCACCAAAATAATACCCGCCGATTCGACGGCTACATCGGTGCCGCTGCCAATGGCGATGCCAATATTGGCGCGGGTCAGGGCCGGGGCGTCGTTCACGCCATCGCCCACCATCGCCACCACCTGATAATCTTTTTGCAAGTTGCTTACCTTTTCATCCTTGTCTTCGGGCAGTACCTGGGCAAAATAGGTGTCAATCGCCAGTTCCTTAGCCACAGCTTCGGCTACGGCCTCGCTATCGCCGGTGAGCATGGCGACGTCAACGCCTATACGGTGCAATTGATCAACAGCCTCTTTGCTTTCCGGGCGAATCACGTCGGCCAGGGCAAAAGCGGCCACCACTTGCTCCTGGCGGATCAAATAAACAACGGCCTGGCCTTTTTTACCCGCCTCACGGGTAAACCGGGCCAGATCAGCGGGCAAGTCAAGTTCAAGCTTATCTAGCAGGCTGGGACCACCCACATAAACAGATTGCCCCTGATAAGTGGCCCGCACCCCACGCCCCTTGATAGCTTCAAAATCGTTTACCTCAGGCAGGGTCAGCTCTCGCTCTATGGCGGCCTGGCGGATACCCCGGGCGATCATATGCTCCGAGTCGCCTTCTATGGCGGCGGCCAGGGCCAGGGCGTCATCATCATCGCCGGTTTCGGTTTTCAGGCCAACCACGCCCTGTTCGCCTTTGGTTAGGGTGCCGGTTTTATCAAAAATAATCATATCAAGCCTACGGGCGCTTTCCATCGCCAGCCGGTCGCGGACTAAAACGCCGTTGGTGGCCGCCAGCGAGGTGGTAATCGCCACCACCAAGGGGATAGCCAGCCCCAGCGCGTGGGGGCAGGCAATCACCAGTACCGTGACCACCCGCTTCAAAACCTCAATATTGAACCCAAGCGCCACACTCCAACCAATGGCGGTGAGTACGGCTACGCCCAGGGCAATGTAAAACAACCAGGCTGCGGCTTTGTCGGCCAGAAGCTGGGTGTTTGATTTGCTGCGCTGCGCCTCATCTACCAAACGCATAATGCCGGCCAGGGCGGTGTCGTCACCGGTGGCCGTGATTTTGACCCGCAGGCTGCCGTCACCGTTGACCGCGCCGCCAATCACCTCGTCGCCCGGCTCTTTTTTAACCGGCTTAGACTCGCCGGTAATCATGGCCTCGTTAACCCGAGAATTGCCCCGCATAACCTCGCCGTCGGCGGGCACGCTGGCCCCCGGGCGCACCAGCACGCGGTCGTCGGCTTTAAGCTCGCTCACCTTGACTTCTTCGGTTTGATCGTCGCCGGTAATGCGTTCGGCGGTGTCGGGCATCAGTTTCGCCAGTTCATCCAGCGCGCCGGAGGCCTGGCGCACGCTGCGCATTTCCAGCCAGTGACCCAGCAGCATCACGTCAATCAGCGTCACCAGTTCCCAAAAAAAGCCGGTACCCAGGTTGATAAAGAGAGTGCCCAGGCTGTAGACAAAAGCGACAGTGATAGCCAGCGAGATGAGGGTCATCATGCCCGGCTGCCGATTTTTTAGCTCGGTCCCGGCCATTTGCAAAAACGGTAGCCCGCCGTAGAAAAAAATGATAATAGAAAACAGCGGGGTGACCAACCAGCTGCCCGGAAAGACCGGCATAGAAAAATTCAGCCATGCCTGAATGGTCGGGCTGTAAAGCAGCACCGGGATGCTCAATACCAACGACACCCAAAATCGGTTACGAAACATGATTTCGTGGCCGGTATGATCGTGTTGGTGCTGCTGGTCACCGTGCTGATTATGCCCGGCGGGGGAATCTTTATTGGGACTGTGTTGCCTGGCCATAAATTCTGCTCTTTTCTACGGTTTAAATTTTGCCCATAAATCGTTTCACATCATAATCCCACTCGCGGGTTTCCAACTCTAATTCTGAACCGGCGGGGGACTCATCTTCCGGCTGACAAGCAACCACCGAAACATACCCGCCGCTGCCGGTAAAGGTTACGCAGTTTTTGCCTTTATCCTGTATTTCCAGGCCGATACCGTCGGCCCCAAAATAAGCCACGGCAGCATCAATAGCTTCGGTAGGATTAAGTTTGCTTTCAATGCCATAACGTACCATCGGTAGTTTTCCTTTCTTGTCCTTTGTTTTTACGAGACTGAACTTTTAGCATTGAAGTGGCGCATAATATCGTACGCTTGTTGCGCTTTTTCGTCGTCGGTTTCAACAACAACCAGGGTATTACCGCGTTTCACTTGCCGGGCGTAAAAACCGACCTCTTTTTCCCCAATGCCCAAATCCATCAGTTTTTCTTCCAAAACGGTTTCCGGTATCTCGTCATCTGCCGGAATATCATTATCAAGAACGGCGCTTATTCCATCGCCTGAAGTGGGCAAAGGTGGGACTACAACCTGCTTTTCTTGTTGCAGAAAAGGGTTTTCTCCGGCCAC
This genomic interval from Anaerolineae bacterium contains the following:
- a CDS encoding copper-translocating P-type ATPase, which encodes MFRNRFWVSLVLSIPVLLYSPTIQAWLNFSMPVFPGSWLVTPLFSIIIFFYGGLPFLQMAGTELKNRQPGMMTLISLAITVAFVYSLGTLFINLGTGFFWELVTLIDVMLLGHWLEMRSVRQASGALDELAKLMPDTAERITGDDQTEEVKVSELKADDRVLVRPGASVPADGEVMRGNSRVNEAMITGESKPVKKEPGDEVIGGAVNGDGSLRVKITATGDDTALAGIMRLVDEAQRSKSNTQLLADKAAAWLFYIALGVAVLTAIGWSVALGFNIEVLKRVVTVLVIACPHALGLAIPLVVAITTSLAATNGVLVRDRLAMESARRLDMIIFDKTGTLTKGEQGVVGLKTETGDDDDALALAAAIEGDSEHMIARGIRQAAIERELTLPEVNDFEAIKGRGVRATYQGQSVYVGGPSLLDKLELDLPADLARFTREAGKKGQAVVYLIRQEQVVAAFALADVIRPESKEAVDQLHRIGVDVAMLTGDSEAVAEAVAKELAIDTYFAQVLPEDKDEKVSNLQKDYQVVAMVGDGVNDAPALTRANIGIAIGSGTDVAVESAGIILVRSNPLDVVKIVQLSRASYRKMQQNLAWATGYNVIALPLAAGVLAPLGFVLSPAVGALVMSLSTIIVAVNAQLLRRAEL